A window of Megachile rotundata isolate GNS110a chromosome 11, iyMegRotu1, whole genome shotgun sequence genomic DNA:
TCTCGCTCACAGAACACTGCCGTTCGTTCAGCGCCATACTCTGTCGGTTCGGTAAGCTCTCCGCTTCCGGTTTCGTCCTCGTCTACACAAACACAAAGATACCTCAGTTTACAGTTTACAGTGCAAAAATATTGTACGAACCTTTTCGACTTCATGATTCTCGTTGTCAGTCTCGTCTTGAACCTTCCTCCTCCTCTGTATCTTACGATTCGCTGCAGATATAATGGACGACACGATGTCCTTAGCGGACGCCATTTCTCGTACCCCTGTCATAGAGATTCAGATGTAAAACCAGTCGCATCTTGAGTGTAATAACTGCAAGATACCGTACCTTCTACCTTCTGAATGTTGTTCAGTAACAGATTGTGATTATTGCTCGAGGTTGCGTCGATTTCGCTGGTGTCGGCCGGAAGGCTAAGGTTAACGCTCAACCTGCTTAAATCGTCCAGGTCGTCGTCCGAGAAAAACCAGTCAACCTACACAAGacaatgtattttaatttaattctattaacACAATCATCATTGAAATACATACGTTGTTCAGCAAACTCTCAACTATCCGACACTGGTGCGACATGTCGGTAACCATGGTGACCATATTATCCCTGGAACCACTCGCCCGAACCAGCGTCGGACCGAACACGATAGCCAAATTCTTCGCCTCCATCTTATTAATCTCGCTGTGCTCGACAATCTTCTTCAAATGGAACATCAAATATTTGAGCGTCTCGAAGTGATGTTCGGGTAGGTCCCTCAGCAGCTTCCTTATCGTTGTCATCCTCCTCTGCGGATCCTCAACTTTATCGGCGTCGATAAACATGGGATACAATTCTGCTGTGAGCAACGAGTCGGGAAGTTGACGGAAGAAAGACTTCAGGAGAGACGATATCACGTTCACATCGCTCCATCTTGGATCCTAGTAAAGGCGTCCATTAAAAAAAGGAGAATAAGAGAGTGAAAGAAGATAGGTACCTGGAGATTGATATTTTCGAATCCTTTGTTCACGGTGTCCGTCAAGTGCGATATCGCAGCTGTGTTGCCAGGCACTCTGTATATTCCGACCACTTCAAGACCCCTCGCTTCGACGATGCTCGTGCACATCTCGACGATCAGCGGCACGTACTCCGAGAACGATGACTACGAAAAATGATATCTTAGTCTCCTTCATGTTCCTTTATTAAGGTATGGTATAATTACCGGTGGACACAGTTCAAGCGGTACTCTGAAAGTGGCACCCTCAGGCGGTAATTGCGTGGTCGGCGAAGAAGGAGGCCCCGACTGCCCGTGCATTCGTCGAAGCTGCTTCGCGACTCTGCCTTTCCACGTCTTCGTCTTTGGTGAAATTAAACTCTCGATCGTCTGACTCGGCTTGCGGGTTTTGTTGATCGGCGACTGACCAGTCGGCGATCGGTTCCTGAACGAAGTCAGCTTCTTGATGCTTTTGTGCCCTGGCAGGGGGCTCAACCTCTGCCCCCCAGCACCTACACCAACGCCACCGTTGCTCGGTATCGTTATCGAGTTGGTGTTCGCGATTGTCTGACACGTCGAAGAGTTACTGGTAGAGCAAGGTGTCTGCGGGACGGCTTGTTGCTTCAAGGTACTGTTGTGCGCAACTTCCTGTAATTCGAAACGTATGAAGAATTTTTCTGAAGACTGCGGTTTCGTCGCTTTCGAACTCACCGATGGTTTTTCAGCGGCAGCGTGCTCGTGCAATGCTCGTAACCAAAGCGCCATCGACGCCGCGTCTTCCGTTTGCAGCAGGACCTCCGCGTTCGGATTCGCTAGTCGCAGCACGTGCTTACGCTTTGTGTAATTCTCGGCGATGTCCACGAGGGAGCATCTGACGTCCACGCTTTGCGCTACGTTTTCACCGTCGTTGGCTAACGAAGGACTCTGTAAGATGGTATGAAACGTTAAGGAATGTTCAGTATATTTTTAGGGTTGCTAAGAACTAGAAAGGTTGAAGAGTCATCCTTGTACCTGATTTTGACGATCCTTATAAAAGAAGAGTATCGGTCCACGAAGAACGCCCCACACTTGCTTCCACGAACGGTCGGAAGATCGCTAAAATTAaaggtatatttaaaaattgcatagaCCTTGAACAGCctgttatttttattcttaCCTTGCCATCGAGTACAGTGAACTTCACATGCAAAGGTCCTTCTCGTTCCACCTGTCCAACCTGCCCGACGTCCTTCACGATGTTGGTCTCCTCGCTGCATGTATTACTGTCAAACGAACGAAAGTTTTAGTAAGAGTACTTCCATGAGACACGGTGAAAACACGGGGTACCGCAAATTTTCAGTAGGTATTGCTGTAAAATCAGGTGAAAATCGTTAGTCGGTAAAAGCGAAGCGGTTAAGTCGAGTTTGGTATCTGTTAAGACGACGTTAACGAAGAGACACAGCAGCAGCAGAAACGACTACGGCAACGACGAGAACGCTTGCGAAAAACTATAGCGTTTTCGTGCTTCTCTCAACGTATCCTCACCGGTGAGCGTTTCTGCTTAAGCTCGCAGACTGAGTCACTTCCTCGAAGATGCGCCGTAACGATGCGATATCGTTTGGAAACAGCGGTAGCCGCCATCTCTTATGAACGCTGAAAATACGGATGGAGGCAAAACATAATGTATACTCGCGACAACTGTACAACCCCGTATTCCGTTCTAACGCGGACAGAAGAAAATGCGCGGAGAAGGCGAGATACGACCCAGGCGGTAAGCGTTTAGGCCGAAGATTTTCGGCTTACCTTCTCGAACCGTGAATTGGTTCCGAGTCGCTTAACTCCAGATCGCTGTCGACGTGCATTCGCTCGCCCCATGTGGCCTTCAAGTACGACACCCTCCGCGTGGCTCGATCTTCATCCGCTAAAACAAGGAGTACCGTGAATAGGTGTGGTCGCTTTGGTCGTTTGACCGGAATGCAAAGCTAATTGACCATCTGCTTATTTACCTATCTGAGCGTTCTTCTGCCGTCTGAACACCACTCCGTTACCTTGCATCGCATTATCCGGCAGTGCACCttcaaagaaaaagaagaaaggttAAGAGAAAAGTGTATGGGTCGTCGTGGGCGTTGGATgcactttttattatttgagcTGGGGAAGCTTAGGATTTTACTTGAGGATAGATGTGGAGGTTTGAAGAGATGCCTGGGACTTGTAGATACAACTTGAATGATTGAAAATGTGAAGATGTAAAGTTAGAGATTCGGAGAGATGCCTGCGACTTGTAGATATAACTTGAATGATTGAAAATGTGGAGATGTGAAGTTAGAGATTCACATGAACAACGTTAGAGTCACATGAGACCTAATTGTCCACAAGAGTCTTGCTTCAGAAATTAAGTTAAAAGCTACCCCAGATACTAACCACGATCTGTCTCAATAATTTGCGCGTAAGTATCCTTCCTAGAGGACTTCTCCGAACTATTATCAGCAAAGTTAGCATTAGTCCCATCATATCGACCATCATCCTTGGTACGTCTTCTCTCATCATCCGGTCGCTGAGACCATCGATGCCTGGCTGTCTGAGAATTCCCAGACCCGCTCATCGAATCCCACGACTCCACACTGCTACTACGAATCCTCGTTTGTGCGTTTTCGTCCTCGTCCAAGCTCCTCAAATTCGGCGTCTCTGCGCAAGTACAAAGAACATATTAGCTTCAGTCAAACAGAAAGGAGACCAAGTTAGTTTCAGCAGTTTATGaaaagacagagacaaacacacTGGAAAGAGATAAGAAAAGGCAGTCAGCGAAAGTGATCGACGGTATTAAAGCTGCACAATTACTGTGACGTTACAAAACACATCGACGCAAATTTTTCTCCGATTTTTCTACCTTCGATCGCACGATAGCTGGCCGGCGGTTCACAATGGATGCGAGTGCTGCCTACAGGAATTACTCTGTTCCCCTTTAATCCGCTACCTGGATATTCAGATACGTCAAATTAAGGACAAGTTACTCCTACAGTTATTCCCGTCTGATGAAAGAGGTAATGTGtgaaggaagaaagaaaaacaGAAGAGAACAGAAACCTACCAGTGTCCAAGGACTTGGTCTCCCTAGACGGAATCAGTCTCCTCGGTTCCTGAGCCTCCGCCTTCGACTCGAATTCCCTTTTCCGCACAGCCACATTCGGCACGCTGCGTTTGTTCGACAATCTCGACAGCTCGCTCTTGTAAAGATTAGTGCGGTCTCCAGTCGGCTCATCATCGTCGCTCATCAAACGACCCGACTCGAACTGCTTAGCGCGTCTCGATACAATCTGCAGTCCTTGAGGAAGCGGCGAGAACTTGTCGTTCACCTTCTTCTCTGGTCCGGGAGAAGAAGGCAGAGAAGAGGCGCCGTTGTTCGCGTCCGACCGTCGATCTCCCGAGAAGAGAACTCCGGTACTCGCGATGTTCTCTTGTATCTTCGACAAGGTTCCTACAAAGTTATTGGATTTGCCGGCGCTTCTGTGCatctgttgctgctgctgctgcctgTCGGGTAGCTCCTTCCAGTCGGATGTGTCTCGATGGTCATCGTAGACGGACGGAACGTACAGTCGGTCGCTCAACATCTGCTCGCGGGCGCGGTCTAGCGAGCGAGTTGCGTTGAAGGACTCGTCGAGCCGGTTGTTTCGAGGTTCTACCAAATATTCGATGTCCTCCGTCGAGTTAGCTGCGAACCTCTGCCCTCTGTCGGAGGGCTGACTCTTGTCCGAGGGCGCTTTTCCAGGAGCGCTTCTGCTTTGAGCGGATCTTGAACTCGAAGGGTGTCGTTGCTCCTGCTTCGGCTCGTTCGGTGGCCAGATCTGCCTCTGAAGCTTCTGCGGCCGCGCGTAAAATTCCCGCGGAATCGCAGTGGCAGAACTCTCGTTCCGAGGCTCAGACTTCTGATCGGGTAGAAACAACCCTATCGGGTGACTCGGTCTTCGTAGAAACTCTTCCTTCTGTTCGAAGCTTTTGCGAAGCCTCGTCATGATGACGGAGTCGTCGATGCCTGAGTTTCCGATGGTTGGATTACTGACGGACTCGTTTCTGCTTCCCTCGTTACCCAACAGCGCGCAAGCGGAATCGTACGTGGATTCGTTGGCGGCGACCAGCGACGAGTCCCTACGAGAGTCGATGCTGAACCTCGAATCGTGATCACAGGACCTAAGAGCGTCCGTGCTAGCGTAACTCGCGGAGTCAAAATTGTTTAACGTAGAGCTACCGGTACTTCCTTCGCTAGCGCGACGCAGAGTCACCCTCCTCGTGGCTGAACGGTAGATAGGCACCTGTGGTTCCGCTCGAGACATAGGGAATCCCGTCAGGCTCGAATATTGTTGCGgctgagattgataatactgatggTGATGAGAACGATGATGAGGGTAATGGTGCGAACGGTGTTCCTCCGTGTTGGATCTCACTGGTTCTCCGACTCGAACCCTCTCGTATATCGGATCCTTGATTCTGTCGTAAATCTGATCGCTGTTCGCTCTGGAATAAAGACTCTCGCAACGCGTTCGGTCACAGCAATCGTATTTGTCAGACTTCAGAGTGTCCGACAGCATCGACTTGTCGCAGGACTGCATGTCGGGCGAGCTGTCCGTGGACTGAAAAGAATTCCGCAACGGTAGCTTCTGGTGAACCGACTCGTACCGAGCAGCGATCTCCTGCAGAGGTTTGCGGTACGTCACGCCTTTGGACTGCGTCTGCAACTGAGACTGCGACCGTGACGTTCGGTCCTCGTTCATTCGCGTTTCTTTGGAGAACTCCGGTCGACAGAACACCTGCTCCCGAGTGGACAGGCAGTCGTCGATCGGCTGATCCGATTCTAAAGGCATCGAGTTAGTCGGTGAGCAAACCCAAGACTGCCTCGCCCTCGGCGACGACCCGGGGATCATGCTGATTGACCTGCGCTGCTTGTGGCTACTTCTTTCCGGCGACCGCAGCCGTGGTCGTTGATTCGTTTCAGGATTGTGAGCCGTCTCGCCAAAATATCTTTGCAGGATATCATCCTCTTTGGAAACGACCAGCAGACGGAGCCAAGGACCCGCCTGCTGAATGCGCTGGACAACCTTCGCGTACTGCTCGTCGCGTGTCGCCTTTCCGTCCACCGACACCAGCCGGTCTCCCGTGCGTAGTCCTGCTTCAGCTGCTGGCGAATTTGCTCGAACCTGCTTCACGAATATCGTGTCCATCGGCTCGTCGATTCTCGTTCGCTCGTTGTCCGGTAGCATCTGCAAAAACGAATCGAGTTTAGTCTATAATCTATGGTAATATTTGCTAGTAAATTGCAGGACTTACGCAACAGGACTCTGGCGGATAAACGATGAAATGACGAAGCGTGAAACCAAAACCATTCTCGCCACGACGCAGCAATAAAGTTCGAGGACCGCGAGGCGGAGAGTCGTCCCGACGAACGCTTCGAGGTCCAGTTCCGACTCCTGTGGAAACCGTGGTCGGCGCAGCTGGTGCAGGTGGCGGAGGCGAACCGCGTTCTGTCTGCAAGAAAAATCGCTCGTCGGTAATCGAGAAACTATCTAGATGACGCAAATTGAGAACGATAAAAAACCCGCATATAATTATCCTATATTATGCtcgtttaaatataaatattggcAGAACTTTTAAGAGGTGTACTAAAaactttttccctttttttaaatatttataaaattttcatcatCGAATCTTTAAATAAATTGCGTGAAAATAATTATCACTTGGCTCTATCGTTCTTACTTCGCATTTTATCTTCCgtctgaaaaatataaatgtagtaCAGTGAAAGAATAAATGGTAATTCTAAATAGGAAAGCGTACGAAACGGGTAATTGAAAAGAACTTGGAAACGAGATCGTCGATATCGTCGGTGGTTTCGGTTTCGGTTTCAGTTTCTTCTCTTCCAACTCGTTTCGCCTCGAAAGCGCGTTTTCCCAGTTTCGTTCACCAAAATAAACCGAATCGAAGTTTGGCACGACGACCGTTTGCTTTTACGTACCGTGTGCGCCTGTCCGATCAACCCTTGGGAATTATTTCGGTCCTCAGCCATTGTGCCGTCTCCTGAAAACAACCGATAATTTAATATACGTACACCGGTTGAATTTTCGAAGGATCTTACCCAGGTAGCACGTTTTTCAAAGCTAAGGTGTGACCATTGATATCTTATCGATATATGTTTAACGATGTAACAATATTAAGATACCGTTCAGAGGTTACTGAACTGGACATTAAAAAATGCAACATgtagcaaaattattattataactattgcaaaattataaatatatacattatgtacgtacacatatacacattatTCTTGAAATAATTCTTGCAATAATTCACATTTTGTTAAGGTAGTTTTCCACATATCACGTTCCATTTTGTGATGAAAATTATCCATATGTCACTTGTGTCGAAACTGACCAGTTATCACCACCGATCGTAGCTTCACGATTATTTCAATCTATTTACAAGAAATTACGATGCCGTATCAAGTTCCCTCCTTTCTCGGTTACTCGCGAACCTACACCACGTTATATCGACGCGTTAACGCGCGATACGCACGCACGTGTATGCTACATCGGAAGCGAGAACCACCATTCTACTTTCTCTGTAATGCGACATACTTTCTTGCTATCATTTTTTTACCGATCAAAACGATATTCGAATCTTTTATTTCCTTCTCAGTTTTTCCATGTCTgccaaaaaatatttcacacacATCAGATTGCACTGAAAACATTATTGGAATAATACGATCGttcgataatttgaaataatattgttcGTTAATTTGGAATAAAACGATTGTTCGTTAATTTTAATCGCAATAGTGCATCGATTATCGATACTGATTCAACATAAAACTTCagagaattttatatttactgcCATCGACttaacgatattatcgatatcgaTATCGATAGTCACACCTCCCAGTTGTGGCTGGCGTAATAACGAAAACCACACCGCTCGATATTCGTTACAAACAAATGTTCCAACATTGTCAATATTTTCCGCTCGCTTCCCTCGTAATCTTTCACCCTATGTGCGTAAAAAACAAGGAAATAAACAGTGAAGCAAATACGTTACAGTTTTCCCGATTGTACGGCTGAACGCgcttgtaattctacgcataatAGACTCTTTTCAAATGCGTATCTAAATATACGCGGCGCAGGTCTAGTATTCGTATCGCGGTTACCAAAATATCAGTTACTCTTAACCTTTTCCGTTTTCTCCGTTACACCTCCGTGAGCCTCGCGTTTTCCAACGATCTCAttttttaaagtgaaatttCTATGGGCGCGATTCGGCGGCAGAGCATTATGGCCGACTGTCATCCGAGCGTCACGAAAAGTACAAGCGAAAATTATAATAAGTAAATTTCTATCCATAATGAACGGAGAAATTTCACCGTTAACACGTGCCTTTACCACGCAAACGATTTTTCCTTTTCATATTGTTCATgaggaaaaattaatttcaccaaTTGATTACTGCGTCGAAAACATTTGATAGATTCGTGGTATCGATAAATCGTTGTTTAACTTAACGATAACAGAAATGCGATAATGGTACGattaaaagaaaaagataaaattttatccgGGGTATGGCAGGGGCGGGGGGCCCCTGTGATACACCCCTGCGTATTCCGGCTGCGCGCCGCCTAATTGCTCAGTTTTAATCTTAACCCTTCATtgcacaattttctaaattctgtaAAATACTTCTACTCTCAGAAGCGATAATAATAGCACACATATTTTCTCACAAATTTATCTACAGAATTGCATGTTTGAAATTCATATTATGGAATTTCATGTTTGACAAGTCACAAGCatgatacattattttattttaataacggGTTAGTAATTTGCTAAATAATCTGCACTGAAATTGCTGTTTCATTCTGTGAAATACTCATTAAGAGTTACAGAACATCCTGTATGTTTTCCATCTGTTTGGACAACGTGCAAAACAAAAACTTAAGTCCCTATTGTAAATACTGTCATCATATCTGAGATAACGAACAAATCAAAACAAGAATGTATAAGTTGATACATGGTTTAATATTTTAGGAACGTAGGTGTATAAAATCAATTCCTGGAAGTCTCAAAAGGTTTGGAAGGTTTCAAAATCTTGAAGCTCTCAACAGGAAAACAGTTGCAAGCCAAATCGTCATAAGCTTATCCTTATggctcattttaatcagacatGCATCTTCTAGATGTGTCTATCAATACATCCATGGTACAAGCTTTATCTATTGGACTAAGAACAATCTTCCAACTGGATATAGCCATTTCTTTCTTATGATGGAAAAGTAATCCTTAAAAAAGATTATATCAGATAACATAATTCAAGATATGATATACATTTCCTAAATAATATTCAACCAAatcatatattttcttttagatcaaattttttaaaaaccgATGCCAAGAAGTTAGTGCATGAAACTGAGGAATATTTACTGACTATCAAAGCAATTGATTATTGAAGACAAGTCTCGCGGCAGCGATGACAAATGGTAACACGAGTAGAGGAAGCCTTCTTGACCGCCACGAGTTCACGAGACAACTATGAAAACACATCAAAAGATTCGCAAAACTTTTGAGACTTCCAAGAAACTTTTGAGAGCTGAAACTTTCAAGATTTCCCGGCTCTCGagacttttgggatttgaatAAAATTCGAAGTGTTTGAAAGCGGGCGGAAAGCTTGCAAAGCATTCGAATTGGCATCACTAGGTACACACCTCTGATAGGAAGCGTCGCGCATCGGGTGCTTGCAGCGCCTCCGTCGTCGCCGTTGGTCGTGTAACACCAATAAGTTGAATCGTTTCACGAATCTGCACTCGTTGATTTTTCTCGCACCGTGAAAAAGGTCGCTCACCAACGGCTTCGAGCGAGCGAATCGAGAGAAATAGCAGTCAATGCATATTTGGCAAAACACCGTTCGCAACGGATGTCGTTTCGCTGGCCGACGAGAGCCTCTTTCGAAGGCACCATCCTCTTCGATATTCCATTTTCCGAGCTATCCTTTTTACCAATGCGTGTCTCGACGAACGCATGACTCGGGGAACTGCAGACAATTCGTGCACACGACACGATGCGCGCATTGAATTTCTTCGTGCACCGACTACCACGTTCGGACAGCGGTCGTCCGTCTTCCGCAAGCACTTGTGTCAATCGAATCGACGCTTCGATTCGGCTGAGCGATAGGTTAACTCGAACACGTTCGACCGAGTCATCTTAATCGATCGCGCGCTTTAACAATTTCGTCCGATAGCACACGGTGTTCAATCACTTTAACTCGAAGATCTTCTCAGGGAACTGATACTTCACGGTACAACGTGATACGGATATGATACGATACGGCACGATACGACACGACACGATACGGTATAGTAATATGGCTACCTAACAGAATGGAACATAGGTATCGACGGTCCTTCACTTTCTAAGGGTAATCGGTGAAAGTCGAACAACAATATTCTTCCCCGTGGATCACAACGCTTTTCCGCGTTATCGAACGTTTTAATTTTCACCGATTGGAAAAGTGTCACGAAACGCCACTTTCGTGCCCGCCATTACTCCGAACGGTCTTCCTCTTTGCTCATATCCCTCCCTTCTTTCCTAGTCGTTCCTTTTCTTTC
This region includes:
- the RhoGAP19D gene encoding rho GTPase activating protein at 19D isoform X4, translated to MAEDRNNSQGLIGQAHTTERGSPPPPAPAAPTTVSTGVGTGPRSVRRDDSPPRGPRTLLLRRGENGFGFTLRHFIVYPPESCCMLPDNERTRIDEPMDTIFVKQVRANSPAAEAGLRTGDRLVSVDGKATRDEQYAKVVQRIQQAGPWLRLLVVSKEDDILQRYFGETAHNPETNQRPRLRSPERSSHKQRRSISMIPGSSPRARQSWVCSPTNSMPLESDQPIDDCLSTREQVFCRPEFSKETRMNEDRTSRSQSQLQTQSKGVTYRKPLQEIAARYESVHQKLPLRNSFQSTDSSPDMQSCDKSMLSDTLKSDKYDCCDRTRCESLYSRANSDQIYDRIKDPIYERVRVGEPVRSNTEEHRSHHYPHHRSHHHQYYQSQPQQYSSLTGFPMSRAEPQVPIYRSATRRVTLRRASEGSTGSSTLNNFDSASYASTDALRSCDHDSRFSIDSRRDSSLVAANESTYDSACALLGNEGSRNESVSNPTIGNSGIDDSVIMTRLRKSFEQKEEFLRRPSHPIGLFLPDQKSEPRNESSATAIPREFYARPQKLQRQIWPPNEPKQEQRHPSSSRSAQSRSAPGKAPSDKSQPSDRGQRFAANSTEDIEYLVEPRNNRLDESFNATRSLDRAREQMLSDRLYVPSVYDDHRDTSDWKELPDRQQQQQQMHRSAGKSNNFVGTLSKIQENIASTGVLFSGDRRSDANNGASSLPSSPGPEKKVNDKFSPLPQGLQIVSRRAKQFESGRLMSDDDEPTGDRTNLYKSELSRLSNKRSVPNVAVRKREFESKAEAQEPRRLIPSRETKSLDTGSGLKGNRVIPVGSTRIHCEPPASYRAIEETPNLRSLDEDENAQTRIRSSSVESWDSMSGSGNSQTARHRWSQRPDDERRRTKDDGRYDGTNANFADNSSEKSSRKDTYAQIIETDRGALPDNAMQGNGVVFRRQKNAQIADEDRATRRVSYLKATWGERMHVDSDLELSDSEPIHGSRSVHKRWRLPLFPNDIASLRRIFEEVTQSASLSRNAHRNTCSEETNIVKDVGQVGQVEREGPLHVKFTVLDGKRSSDRSWKQVWGVLRGPILFFYKDRQNQSPSLANDGENVAQSVDVRCSLVDIAENYTKRKHVLRLANPNAEVLLQTEDAASMALWLRALHEHAAAEKPSEVAHNSTLKQQAVPQTPCSTSNSSTCQTIANTNSITIPSNGGVGVGAGGQRLSPLPGHKSIKKLTSFRNRSPTGQSPINKTRKPSQTIESLISPKTKTWKGRVAKQLRRMHGQSGPPSSPTTQLPPEGATFRVPLELCPPSSFSEYVPLIVEMCTSIVEARGLEVVGIYRVPGNTAAISHLTDTVNKGFENINLQDPRWSDVNVISSLLKSFFRQLPDSLLTAELYPMFIDADKVEDPQRRMTTIRKLLRDLPEHHFETLKYLMFHLKKIVEHSEINKMEAKNLAIVFGPTLVRASGSRDNMVTMVTDMSHQCRIVESLLNNVDWFFSDDDLDDLSRLSVNLSLPADTSEIDATSSNNHNLLLNNIQKVEGVREMASAKDIVSSIISAANRKIQRRRKVQDETDNENHEVEKTRTKPEAESLPNRQSMALNERQCSVSEMVLMHENNSQSNRSVDRASTMEAAINLADGGDINGGDNGGGNRNDGDEGNDVKIKPESAANGNDVSSDRSRKYLNPSVESIESSIQPARRSAVSSASESPSRLSSETGLSFFDTSSTLSSASNDTKQSNDEVAIRTYAGLSATTQERIRRFEQETKAMLQRDQNRQRREAEKREEERRRIEMQWQLAKREMENDDLLDSIVDTTVTPPYHRLSTVDRPADQSFVDVTSLSSPRIPPLSIAVQQQPSTARRVSRFTEEPATTSSETVANNFVKKMKTDAEPVTEQPTTLSPVRYGSLDSLHETHDARSSLSPTNQRRKPVSSDVSDDGKRQIPVSGGIYHHTYTVPQVPLALPRRHQRVHRQCRCQYQCQCQYQCRCQYQCQCQCQWQCQCPWQCRCQGEYKCQGRYRTQPTSRELLRRPSRPRSPPSSSDCPTSPGDHREGRRAQGPDSLPRL